In Chlamydia gallinacea 08-1274/3, the sequence TAAGCGTTCTTTTTTAACAGTTTATTATCAACTTTACATAGTGCTTTTACAGCAAGGAGCCGACAGCGATTATGGATATTATGGTCAGAAAGAATTTGAATAAATGATGCCGCTGTTTCTTTAGGGAGTTCTGTTATAATAGACTCTGCATATTTCCTAGACTTACTTTTTAATAATGCTGCTGTAAGTACAAATTCCTTTATATATAAAGAATCTAAGATAATACTAATTGTTTTTAAGAGGTAGTAACAGGCTTCGTCATTATCTGTATGATTTTTTAAAGCTTGTATAAGGTTTCTACAATAGGGCTTATGAGTTGCTCTAACAGAAGCTTCAATAGCTTTACATGTTTGTAAAAAGATTTCAGGATCTTTATTATCCAAAAATTCAATAAGGATAGGAAAGTTATCGGGATTTTTCTCTAATGTAAGAATGGTTAGACCAATGGACACGGCTTGTGTGTCCGAGGAGCTTAGGAGCTCTTTAAGTCGAGTATCTGCAAAATCGCGGTAATGGCCGCTAATTTCTTGACGACGTACTGTAAGAATGGCTGCCAAGAGCCTTTTTCCTGGTTGATCATATAGGTCTTCGGAAATATCTGAAATATGTAGTAGGTCATGTTCTGCAAAATATAGGTGAATCCCTGTGGCTATTACTGGATGTGGGGTGTTAGATGACCAGCGTTTTAAAAGTTCCAAGGTAAGAAAATCTTTAGCCCATAGACTATTTTTCAGCATTTCTATAGCTTTGAGTTTCCCTGGTAAGCTGAACTTATTCATGTGTATGAGTAAGCTGGGCAGCACGCTGCGGCTACCTAGATTTAGTAAATACTGAAAAGCAAAAATTTGGTTACGTTCATTTTGATGTTTTAAGTGATTTAGTAAAATGAGTTCGATTTGTCTCTTATCTTTTAAAGACATGGATTTTATCCATCCCTGTATAGTTTTTTTAAGGTGGATAGTTTGGGAGGATAAATTTCTTAAAATGGCTTCTGCGTAATATGAACGTAATAAAAAGGAAAAAATCACTGTAATAATGGCTATAAATAAACAAAGCCATTGACTAGAAGTAAAGAAACAGATTAATGCCCAAACAAACATACCTATTGGTTCAATAAAGCACTCTATAGCAATACGAATTTGATTTCGGATGTTGTTCGGGACGCCATAAATTAATAATTGTAAGTTATTATCGTCTAAAGCATAAGTGACGCCCTCTCTAGCAACCATACCTATTGTAGCTATGGTTATAGAGGTATTAAAAGACCAAAATAAAAATAAATTTAAAAAGCATAGAGGGGCGAATAGAATAATGTTATTTACACCAATATTTTTTACTAGCCTACCATAAATAAATAGGGCGAAACACATATTTACTAACGAAATCCATGAAGAGCATTTAGTTATATGTGCTGTAAGTTCATAGGGTGCCTTATTAGTGAAGTATTTTTCAAAAATTTGGAGGTAATTAAATTCTGTTGCAATAGCAAGTAATTGCATTAGAAAATAAAAGCCAAGTAAATAAAATGTATAGTGATCAGTTAAGCAAAGTTTTAAAGACCTGGATAGAGGGGGAGGATGTCCCGTATCTATGAAATGATCATGATCTTCAGACAATTCTTTCAAAGATTTTGATATATAGTGTATGATGGGGTAGCAACCTAAAAGAATGACAATGAATAGAATGAGAATTCGTTCTATGCCTATAACCTGGATTTGATTAACAATTCCAGCACCAACTGCGTCTCCCAGAAATATAATGGCATTAAATATGCTAAAGTGTCTTTTGGCATCTTGTAAATTAAAAAATTGATCTACAAATCCCCAAAAATTTGTATAAGCAAGAATAAGCAGGCTCCAGGAGAAGATCCTATAAAGAAATAGTGGAGTTCCTAGTGGATGGCTATGCGTTGAGACATAACACAATAAATAAAGGTTACAACCTATTATGCTGGTTATAGGAATCAGGAATAGGGATTTAGAAGAGATTCTTTTTTTAAATAAATTATAAAGAATCAATGAGGAAAAAACGCACAAAATAAAAGAAGAACTCAGATATGTAGCAGGGAGTATTTCTGTCCCTAAATTTTCAAGAAATAATCCTTCGCTGAGAGCTAATGTTCCATAACATCCCGTTCCCCAGATTAATCCTAACAATAAAAATAGGAAAACGCGCTTTTCTTCTCCTTGATGCAGATCTAATAACAAGCGTAGGGCTTTTTTCATAACAAACCCACCAAAGAAAATAATACTTTAACAAATTAAATTAATTAATTTCAAGGAGAGTTCTTTAATTAGAATGAATAAATATTATTTTAAAATTTAAAGGGAAATTCTTCTATGACAACCGGCTTATGATGACGGATTAGTGTAACACACAACACGCTAATTAAACAAATTACCGTAACAATAGATGCACTAACAATTGTCCAAATAGCATTAGAAGTACTTACTAAAATGGCTCCTACTTGTGGTAAGATTCCCACAAGGCCTAGGGAGGACAATACTATAATACCAATCGCTACTAAAGAAATTGCCAGTAAGCATGTGGCCAGAGCCATGGGGCCTGTGCAAAGAGTAGCAGGAGCTGTTAGATGTTGGAGTTTCGCTTTAATAGCGGAAACTTCTGTTCTTATTTCTGAAATTGCAGAGACATTATTTTGTGTAGTACGTATTAAATATGCTGGATCTCCGTAACCAGCAGTAGAGGGCAGGGGCATTTGTAAACCATATCCCATCTGATTTTGTATTCCAGCTAACGCAGATTGTAAACTCATTAAACTCTGCCTAAACTCATTTTGCAATAAAAAAGGATTTGAGGGAGAGGTGTCATTAGTTAAATCGGAGCAAACGGGATTCATGGGTCGATATTTCCTAATATTATGTTTGAGCAATAAACTTAAGCTACATTTTGTTTCGTTGATACATAAATGGTAGGTTGGCTTTTTAATAATGAGACAATAGATAGTGATGATAACACTAGTGTTGCTACAGAAGTACAAGAGAGAATAGGTAGTGATATACAAGCACCAATAGTATACATATTTAATAAAGAAACGAAAATAGGGAATCCACCACAGGCGGCTACTGCACATGCAATAAGAACAGCAATAGAAATTAAGGCGATAACTGTGATGATAACAGCCATAACTTTTGCACATAAACCTGGCGGAGTACATTTTATTACATACTTCATGCTAGATGATTTTTGAGGAAGGCGAGATCTTGCTGGCTCTTCAACTAAATCTACTAATAATCCTCCAACAGCTTTTAGAGAATCAGATAATTCTTCAACCTGTTGTTTTAGTTTAAAGAGATTGGCATCTGTAGTTGCTGATAATGCCAGAGCTGTTTCTGCTTTTCCTGAAAACTCTGAAAGAGAATTGGTTATGGTATTTACTTGTGTGGCGAGTTCATTTATTCTATGGCATGTTTGACGTGCACGATTATCCATACTAACGAGTACGTTAGTTAATGAAGTGCCATTTTCCAAGTTGTTGCATGCAGGAGCAGACATACTTCTTTCCTTTTATTTCCGAGGAAATTTTCAAATCAATAAAATCGTATCTTAAAGTAAGAATTTATATCAAGGTGCTAAATTTTATTTTTTAAATTATGCAATGAAAATTGTTTAAAAAGTTTTTTATTTAAGGACCATAAAATAATTAATCCAACTGACCACTGCAAAATTAAACTTGATAAACTATATGCTGAGAAAGGGTTCCACCAGTAGCTACCGTCTTTAGGGAATAGTCCTTCGTAAAAGCACCAACAAAGTAATAGTATCCCCTCAATGGGTAGTAAATATTTTACCATAGAATCGAAAGTACTATTGAGGTGGATATCATCGGGAACAGAATAAATGATTTGTTTTTTTAACCGAGGTAGGCCATAGGTGATTGCTGCGTAGATAATGATAAGGCCGTTAACAATTAATCCTGTCCCCCACACAGAATCTTGATTAGTAAATATAGTAATACTTAGGGAAGAAGGGACTCCGAGTAAAAAAGCAATAATTGTAGCTACAGACTCTGCTATATGTTTTCTCATCCCTAGCTCGGAGAGAGTTTGGGATAAAAGGAATAGCATGGAGATCATAGAAGATAGGGAGGCAATAGCAAAAGCTAGAAAAAAAATAGAACTGAACATAGCAGGTAAATAGGAAGCTCCTGGAATTCTAGTAAAAAGTTCGGGTAAATAGATAAATGCTATCCCTATATTTGAAGCTCCTGAACCTTGTTGTAATTGCGTTGTTCCTAAGACATCAAGAGAAGTACAAGCGGAAAATACAATCACTCCCATAATTAAAGAGACTAAGTTATTAGCAATTGCTGTCAAAGCTCCATTGGATACTATACCTGTTTTTTTAGATGCAAATCCCGCATATACTAATAACAATCCCCATCCAGCACCTGTATCCCAAGCATTTTGTATTAATGCTTCAAGCCATAATTTATAGTTGGATAATGCAGACCATTCAAAGCTGAAGAGCTGTTTAATTCCTTGCATAGCATTAGGAAGGGTTATAGCGCGTAAAAAAAGAATCAGTGTGCAGATAAAAAAGGAGGGGATTAAGATCTTATTACATCTTTCAATTCCTTCCACAACTCCCTTGCGAATGATCATATAGGCTAGAAGTAGGGATAAAAAGTGAAATCCTAGGGGGAACGCGCTTTGATAGTGAGATTCCCATAGATGAACAAAATTATTTCCCGCATAGATTTTTCCAGAAATAGAGTAGTAAAAATAACTCAAACCCCAGCCAACAATGTTGGAATAATACGCTAGGATACATGTCGTAACAAGGGTAATAAATCCTCCTAACCATGCAGATTTAGGGCCAGATGTTTTAATCAAAGCACCTATAGGAGACTTTTTAGTTAATTTTCCTAGAGCAAGTTCGATAAGAATTAACGGAATGGACCAGATAAATAAAAAGAGAAGCCAGACGATAATTATAGCTCCATTACCATTTTGTGCGACAATTCTAGGGAAACGCCAGATATTTCCAGCTCCAATAGCGATTCCCATCATGGAAAAGATAAAACCTAATCGAGAAGAAAATTGGATACGGTCTTTCATAATTCATTTGCTTTAATTTTTTTGGACAAGCGCTTGTTTGTAATATTGACAACGCAGCAATCAGACCAAACGTTTAGAGATGTTTCGATCATATCAAGCATGGTATAAAAGGGAAGGATGAGCCCTAGAATATCGAGAGGGATATTCATAGATGTGAGCAAAGAGGAGGTAAGAAAATAACATCCCATAGGAACTCCGGCATTACCTACGGCACATAGTGTTGCAATAAAAATCCACCCAATCATGGAGAATATAGAAAATGTCATACCATAAGAAGTACAAATGAAAAGGATAGTAACTAAAATAAAGGCTGCACATCCATTCATATTAATTACAGAACAAAGAGGAAAGGCTAGACGAGATAGTGAGGTGTGAATACTGAGCTTTTCTTCAGCCAATTCCATTGTGAGAGGAAGTGTGGTTGTTGAAGATTTTGAAAAAAAAGCTGTGATTAAAGCAGGCGACATAGCTTGTGCTATGCGTTTAGGGGATAATTTATTTGTTTTTAATAGCATGGGCAGGATGATAAGCCCTTGGATAAGATTTGCTCCTACTATGCAAATAAGATACTTACTGAATTTAATTAAATTCCCTTGGCTTTGAGAGAGCTCTTTATAAAGTAGAATAGAGAAGGCAAGTGTTGCGGGGAGTAATAATTTAAGAACTCCTTTAGCAATATTTAATAAAATAGAAAAAAACGTAGAGAAGAGTTTGTGGGTGTACTTTCTTTCTTCTTCCTGAAGAAACAAAGAAGAGACGCTTAGTATGGCAGATAAAAATGTTGCAGAGAGCACGTTATTTTCAATAAACGGCTCTAGAATATTATTAGGAATTGTTTTTGATAATATTTCGATGTAACTTGTAGCTGAAGATCCGTGGTTAGTGAGTAAGCCTTTTTTTAATGGCATTGTGGGGTGAATTAATAAAAATAATCCTAATCCTACAGTTGCGGAAATAACGGTGGTTAACAATGTATAGTATAAAGTTTTTTGCACAACAGACAGCATAACCTTACAGCTTTGAATAGAAGTAATTGTTGAGCCAATACCGAAAAATACTAGAGGAAGGCTTAAAAATCTTAGGAATTTTAAAAAAAATCCTGATACAATTGCTGCACTTTGAAATATGAAGTCGCAATTTAAAGCACCTAAAGCCAGCCCGAGTATGATGCTGGTTAATAGCATGGTAGTATAATTTGGTTTTTTAAGTTTCTTGCTCATGGGTGTTGCTAAGTAATTTTAATAAAAGAATGAGATGAGTATAATATTTTCGAGAATTTTTCTTTGAAAACAAAATGAAACTTTTGAACAATATTCAACATGTCTTTTTTTAATTTGTCTGAAGTTAATGCAAAATTAGTTCCTCTTAACTTTAAGAACATAGCGAATGCGGAAAAGAGTTTATGGAAAGAGAAGTTTTGTTCTCACGTTATTCCTTCTCTTAGTCCCTATGTTAATGTTGAAAGATATTCACCCAGTTATTCCTTACGTATTGCTTACATAGCGCTATCACTGTTAGTCACTTTAGCTTTATTAGCTACATTAATAGGCTCTCTGCAGTTACAAGTCTTTAGTATAACAGGTATTTCTATATCCATAGCTGTTCTTCTTCCCCTTATTCTAATAAGTGGGGGCATCTACGTTCTTTATCGTCTTAGTCAAAAAGTTGACGTCTTATCTGGCACGGTAATAAAGCCTTTTGGAGAAAGGCATTGGGTTCCCATGCCTTTAAGTTTTTTTACAAAGAATAACTCTGGAGTTCTTTGTATGCTAGATAGAGGGGGATATGCGGATTTATCTACTTTAGATTCGAATGATTCAGGTGTAGCTCTTGTCTATCAGTATCCAGGAGAAGTAGATATGCGAGTTCCTATGTTTCTTTTTCCTTTGATAGCCGCACCTTTTGTTGCTATTTTTAGGATATGTTACAATCTCATCCGTTTTTTAGTTATTCCTTTTTATATTCTGTTGCAAGTATTTGTACAGTCCTTTAAGAGTAATTCTAAAATCCTGGAGTGCGATAGATTTATAGCTAAAGATATTGCTCGTGAAATGGGAAGATCTTTGGCTAACGCTCTGCGAGCACCTTTCTATGCCACTGCTTCTATGATAACAGTATTGTATGGATTGCTTAATCCTTTATCTGGTCGTGTTGCCTACTCTTGTTTGGAGAGGGCATGGAATGATGATGTGATTCGTTCACGGGGTATTTGGTTAGTTTGTCCTGAGCATAATTTCCAATTTGAAGGAGGGGGTAGCCGTCTTGGCCTTGGGCAATTTAGTTATTATTTAATGGGCTGCTTCCAACCTTGTGCATTGCTATACTTTAAGGATGGAGAAATCGTTTATGGGACTCGTCCGTCATCTCAATATTATTCTGGGCAGGAACTTTTTGTATATCCCGGACTATCTATAGTACAAGAATCTGCTGTCCATTCTGTCTCTTAAGTAGAGACATATCTTCATAGAGTACTTGGGTATAAAATACTTTTAGTTGGTGTTTAAATACTTTATTATCTGATTGCTTTTTCTTATAATGAAATAGCTCTATGTTCTAAGAAGATAGAGAATTAGTCAGGCTTCCTGATAAAAAGAAGGCCAGAATGTTGTAGTAAAGCAGATAGAAGATGGATTTACCTCTCATTTTTATTTCTTCTGCAATGGAAGATTTCAAAGCTTTTGAGGAATTAGGTTGCTCGGATAAAGTTATCAATTTTTTGCTTTCTGAGCTAATTGACTTAGACAAATCTAAAGATATGAGTGAGGGCTATGTGGCTTTATCTGAAAGCCTATTAATGCTTACTCGGGATCATATTGCTATTTTAAAAAGAGTGATCTTTTATGGCATGTATTATGGGGTTAAAACCAAAGATTCGCGTATTCTTCATGCGGCTTTAACTTATATAGATCTGCTATTTAAGCAATTAGGAATTAGCTCTTCCGATAGGTTATCTTTATGTTCTGCTAGAATTTGTGCAAATTTTGAACTATTTTCTTTAAATGGTGATGAACGTTGTCTTACTCAAGTAGTAACGAATCACCGTATAATTGATCAGTTACTAGAAATTCATCCTCATTTAGAGGAGCATTTTGGTTGGGAGCATTTTCAGTTTGGAATTAGCAGTGAAGAGCGCTCCCCTTCTGCAACAGCACGTGTATATGAGTCGCTAGGAAGAACATACTTATTTTTATATCATAAGGAGAAATTACAGGAGCTTTTAGTTAAAAGTTGTCGTTGTTTTATGAGGTCACTTAAGTTTGCTCCAAATCAAGCAGGTGTACGTTCAGATTACGCTGAATGTTTACAAATTTTAGGTTTACATTCTGGGAAATCCTCCTATATACAGCAAGCAATGGAACATTTGTCTATAGCAATTTTCTTAAGTTTTAATCGTGATTCCGATGATCGTGCGTATGAAAATTACCGTTATAATTATGCTGTAGCTGCAGTCAGACTATTCGATCTTACATATGAAAAAGAGCATTTTTATCAAGCAAATAGAATTATTTATCAAACTATTCAGGCCTGCCCTCAGTTTTCCAAACTTTGGATACTTTGGGGTGAACTGTTACTTCGCTCTGGATGGCTAAATAGTAATATGAAGTATATAGAACTAGGTTTGGATAAGCTGTCTGTAGCTCAGAAAAAAGGGGGGGACCCTATTGTGCTTTCTTCGCTATTAGCGAGTGGGATAGCTATGTTAGGACTGTATTTAGATGAGCCAAATTTATTTAAGGAAAGTCGTATACGCCTACTTGCTGCTATGAAGACTTTCCCAGGGAATTTTTCTTTGATTTATGCTTTGGGCATTGTTCAGCTTTGTTTTGCTTTATATTTTAGCGATGATGCGCACTTTTCATCCGCTGCCTCTTGTTTTCGATCATGTATTGATAGAGATGCTGGAAGTATTAATAGTTGGCAAAAACTGTTTGATGTATATTTTGCTTGGGGAGTAAGGAAAAAGAGTCCTTTGCTGCTTCAAAAAACTGTCAATGTAGTGAAGCGAATGTGTGATTTACGCCCTGAGGTATTTTTGTTTTGGAGTGATCGTGGGCTTGCCTTACGTTGTTTAGCAGAGGTAACTATAGATCCTGTTTACAAAGAAATTTATTTAGAAGAATCCTTACTATATTACCGTAAAGCTTGGGATCTTAGCCATCGCCCGGAAATTCTAGAGCTCTGGGGGCATTCGTGTTACTTATTAGCAGATCTTCAGCAATCTCAGAAATATTATGATGAAGCCCATATGTTATTATCTAGTATAGATGAGGAAAAATTGTCTTTTCGAGCTAAGCTCCTTCTTGCTTCTACTCTTCTTGGAAAAGGAGAATTACTGCAAGATAAGGATTTGGTTGAACAGGCATTAGTAATTTTAAATACTTTACTATGCGATTCTTCTGATCAACAAGAAGAAGTATTACTCTTATTAGGTAAGGCATGGTTATTTTTATTTTGGAAACGTAACTGTTTTGAATCAGAAAAGCTAGTTAAGATGTATTTAGAGCAGTCTATTGCATTGGGATGCAGTGAGGCTTATTATACCTTGGCTAGATTTTATGCTGTAAAGAAAGAAATAAATCTAGCGTGGAATATGGTGTTGCGTTCTGTAGATTTTGGCTTTAAAATTACAGAATCACGTTGGGTAAATGATCCTTATTTAGCAAATTTAAGGGCAGGTCGTGCTTTTCATGAAGTCATGGCAAGTCAAAGGGGCATAAGCTGTGGTGGGAGAACAAAATAGAAATGAAGAAAAGTTAGATGCGGCTTTAGGCTCTGGGAACTTGATGGATTCAAAAACGAGTCACCTAGATGATGAGCTCAGTTTTAAACTTGAAAAAGTATTTACTTGTTTATCCACAAGTATCCACTCTCATGATCTTTCTAAGATTGTTAGTGAGTATCATCCTATAGATTTAGCTTATGCCGTTTCTTGTTTACCTCCAGATTCTAGAGCTATTCTTTATAAAAATCTTTCCTGTATGGCTGCTAGAGTTGCATTTATTATTAATACAGATTCTGCATCGCGTTGGGCAATTTTTCGAAAGCTTACTGATATGGAGGTTTGTGCTTTAATTGACCAAATGCCTCCAGATGAAGCTGTTTGGGTATTAGATGATATTCCTGATCGTCGGTACCGCAGGATTTTAGAGCTTATAGATTTTAAAAAAGCTTTAAAAATTCGTGATCTGCAAAAGCATGGTAGAAATACTGCGGGAAGGCTGATGACAAATGAGTTTTTCGCATTTTTAATGGAAACAACAGTACAAGATGTTGCGGCCTGTATTAGAAGCAACCCCGGAATAGATTTAACGCGCCTTGTATTTGTTTTAGATTTTAAGGGAGAATTACAGGGAGTAGTTACCGATCGGAGCTTAATTATTAACCCTCCCGAGATTCCTCTAAAACAAATCATGAATCAGGTAGAGCATAAAGTTTTGCCTGATGCCACTCGAGAAGAAGTAGTTGACCTTGTAGAGCGTTATAAAATTGCAGCACTACCTGTAGTAGATGAAGAGAATTTTCTTATAGGTGCTATTACTTATGAAGATGTAGTAGAAGCTATTGAAGATATTGCTGATGAAACCATTGCACGTATGGCAGGAACTACAGAAGATGTGGGATATCACAGCTGCCATGTGGTTCAGAGGTTTCTTTTAAGGGCTCCTTGGTTACTAGTAACTTTATGCGCAGGATTGGTTAGTGCTTCTGTGATGTCGTACTTTCAGAAAATAGCCCCCTCTCTACTAGCTTTAGTTATTTTCTTTATTCCTTTAATTAATGGGATGTCTGGAAATGTGGGAGTACAATGTAGTACAATTTTAGTACGAAGTATGGCAACTGGAACTCTTTCTTTCGGACGTCGTCGAGAAACAATCTTTAAAGAAATGAGTATAGGCTTATTAACAGGAGTAGCTTTAGGAATTCTTTGTGGGTTAGTTGTTTATCTTATGGGATTCATGGGAATGAATTTGTTTGCTGGAGGATTGCAATTAGGGGTGACTGTTGCTTCTGGAGTTTTAGGCGCCTCACTCACGGCGACAACTCTTGGAGTTCTTTCTCCATTTTTTTTTGTGAAGCTTGGTGTAGATCCCGCTTTAGCTTCAGGCCCCATTGTAACGGCACTAAATGACATTATGTCGATGGTAATATTTTTCTTAATAACGGGATTATTAAATTTTTTCTTTTTTAGTTAACATTTTAATTTTTTGTTTTTGTAACAGGTTCTTATTCATTCTGTAATTGATTCGCAAGGTCTTAGAAATCAGCATGATGTAACAATAAATTCTCGGTACAGCCGGTTTGTATCCAGAGATGTTATCATTGTAGTCATTTGTAGCTCATGTATCGCAATTATTGCTATTATTGTTGCAGTACTTGTCGGTGCTAATGCGCTATCTAGTACTATAGCTGTTATGAGTTTATTTAGCTTTACTTTGATTACATGCTTATCTGGCTTGGTTCTCATTGCATTTTTAAATTCTCAAAAACAGCTGTTATCTAAGTTGGTCCTTTCTAATGACATGGAGTTTTCTAAGGAAGAGAAGGAGTTTTTACAAACTTTAATCGATTTGCCTACTAAGGCAGACCCTGAAGAAATTGAAACGACGTATTTAAATGAAAAAATAGAAGAACGTGTGTTTATTCAGGGGAGGTATTATCGAAACACCTCTGATTATAAGCATAATGTTGCTGAAAGGGTAGCAAATTTAGAAAAATTATTGGAAGAATATGTTCAAACAATGATAACAGCTCTTCTACATGATTCTAGAGAAGAAGGGTTATCTAGAAGGATTTTGAAGGAAATCCAAGATTTATTTGTTCCTAAATTGTCTTTTAGACATTCTAAGCTCACTCTATTCTACTATTTAAATAAATGGAGCGAATTGCTCCAAAAGCATTCTTGTGCTGATTTTTTAATTCTTATTTTAGAAAAACCTGAAATCAGTTGCTCTATTGTTGAGCATGTGATGAATCTTTCTAGTGCTTGGGGAGCTCAGAAAGGGATTTCATATTTAAAGTCAATGCTTTGCTCATTTAATTTATGGATGTTTGGCTTTTTCCTTAGTGAAAATTATAAAGAGGTTATAGAAGAATATAACAAAGATCTTCTTACTGAAGAAGTGCGCTTGTGTATAGAAAAGGGGAACTTCGTTCAATTAATTTGCAAGCAACTACCCACAGAATTACTTAATAGGTTTATTAGTATATTGCCAGTGCCTCTAGAGGCTTTGGCTATATCAGAGTGTTATGCGGAGCATCCTGGGATAAATTCTGAGGAATATGTAAATAATGATCCTGCATTAAGAATGCTAATGGATGAACTGAATTTGCACATAGCATTTTGTTTAGATTTGCCTTCGGTATCCTCATGGAGTTTTAAATTTGTTTTAGCGAAAAATTTATCGTCACTTTGGGAGTTCTGTGCATTTGTTAGGAAGCATCAACAAACCTTGCTGAAGAATGTATTTTTATTAATTGAGTTTTTACATAGTCATAAAAAGTACCAGAGTCTTATTAGGGAGATTCTTTCTAAAGCTATGCCTATTTCTTCTTGGAAAGCTCTGCTTCAACCTTTGGTTAGCGGTATGTTTAGAGCGGGAATAATTAATCATCGTGAACTTAGAGTTATGGCGAGTCATTTAGGAATTCACTTGCTGGATTTAATGGAAATCATTTCTTCAAGTCATTTTTTAGAAGAATTACTTCCTGAATTGTTTACAGAAAGCTGACCTTCTTTTTACGATTTTCTCTATCTAGAAATTAAAGAAGATAAGCAGTTTTTAATAAAAACTGCTTATAGCGTCCTTATGTAGAAGATTTAGTCCACTTATTATGGGTGTAGTAGATACCAAAAGGTATTAAGCAATTGATTAAAAAGGCTAGAAGTAAAAATAAGGAATATCTGATTTTACTTGCTTCGGATAGTTGTATAATTTCTTGAGGGGGAAAGAAACTAACCCATAAAGCAAATAAGCATGACACAATTCCTAAAAAGGAAAGTATACAGATGCTAGAAAAGTTTCCAGGTACAGAGTAGAGGCGTTGCGCTTTAGGTTCTTTAATTCGAAGAACTGGGCCAGAAATGAATAGACAGATGTACATAGCTAGGTACATTTGAACGCTTAAAGCACTTAAAATCCAATAAGCTAAATCCGCAGAATCTAAATACAAAAAGATTAAAGTAAATATTGTAACTACAATAGCTTGAAATAGCATAAGGTTGGTAGGAACATTTTTTGAGTTAACCTT encodes:
- a CDS encoding CT214 family putative inclusion membrane protein — its product is MVAVLVGANALSSTIAVMSLFSFTLITCLSGLVLIAFLNSQKQLLSKLVLSNDMEFSKEEKEFLQTLIDLPTKADPEEIETTYLNEKIEERVFIQGRYYRNTSDYKHNVAERVANLEKLLEEYVQTMITALLHDSREEGLSRRILKEIQDLFVPKLSFRHSKLTLFYYLNKWSELLQKHSCADFLILILEKPEISCSIVEHVMNLSSAWGAQKGISYLKSMLCSFNLWMFGFFLSENYKEVIEEYNKDLLTEEVRLCIEKGNFVQLICKQLPTELLNRFISILPVPLEALAISECYAEHPGINSEEYVNNDPALRMLMDELNLHIAFCLDLPSVSSWSFKFVLAKNLSSLWEFCAFVRKHQQTLLKNVFLLIEFLHSHKKYQSLIREILSKAMPISSWKALLQPLVSGMFRAGIINHRELRVMASHLGIHLLDLMEIISSSHFLEELLPELFTES